In Cynocephalus volans isolate mCynVol1 chromosome 16, mCynVol1.pri, whole genome shotgun sequence, the following proteins share a genomic window:
- the LOC134364980 gene encoding interferon alpha-3-like, with protein MALSSSLLMALLVLSCQATCSLGCDLPQTHSLGNKRALILLGRMRRISPLSCLKDRNDFGFPQEDLDGHQLQKARAISVLHEMTQQSFNLFCTKGSSAAWDESLLDKLCTGLYQQLDDLEACLMPEVGVEETPLVNEDFALAVRKYFQRISLYLKEKRHSPCAWEVVRAEIVRSFSSSINMRGRLGRRQ; from the coding sequence ATGGCCTTGTCCAGTTctttactgatggccctgctggtgctcagctgccaggcgacctgctctctgggctgtgatctgcctcagACCCACAGCCTGGGGAACAAGAGGGCCTTGAtactcctgggacgaatgaggagaatctcccctctgtcctgcctgaaggacagaaatgacttcggattcccccaggaagacttggatggccaccagctgcagaaggcccgagccatctctgtcctccatgagatgacccagcagagcttcaacctcttctgcacaaagggctcatcggctgcttgggatgagagcctcttggacaaactctgcactggactctatcagcagctggacgacctggaagcctgtctgatgccggaggtgggggtggaagagactcccctggtgaacgaggacttcgcactggccgtgaggaaatacttccaaagaatcagtctctacctgaaagagaagaggcacagcccttgcgcctgggaggtcgtgagagcagaaatcgtgagatccttctcttcatcaataaacatgcggggaagattagggaggaggcaatga
- the LOC134364353 gene encoding interferon alpha-4-like — MALPFPLLMALLVLSCQATCSLGCDLPQAHSLGTRRALILLGRMRRISPLSCLKDRNDFGFPQEDLDGHQLQKARAISVLHEMTQQSFNLFCTEGSSAAWDESLLDKLCTGLYQQLDDLEACLMPEVGVEETPLVNEDFALAVRKYFQRISLYLKEKRHSPCAWEVVRAEIVRSFSSSINMRGRLGRRQ; from the coding sequence atggccttgccctttcctttactgatggccctgctggtgctcagctgccaggcgacctgctctctgggctgtgatctgcctcaggcccacagcctggggaccaggagggccttgatactcctgggacgaatgaggagaatctcccctctgtcctgcctgaaggacagaaatgacttcggattcccccaggaagacttggatggccaccagctgcagaaggcccgagccatctctgtcctccatgagatgacccagcagagcttcaacctcttctgcacagagggctcatcggctgcttgggatgagagcctcttggacaaactctgcactggactctatcagcagctggacgacctggaagcctgtctgatgccggaggtgggggtggaagagactcccctggtgaacgaggacttcgcactggccgtgaggaaatacttccaaagaatcagtctctacctgaaagagaagaggcacagcccttgcgcctgggaggtcgtgagagcagaaatcgtgagatccttctcttcatcaataaacatgcggggaagattagggaggaggcaatga